A genome region from Deinococcus aerolatus includes the following:
- a CDS encoding 1-acyl-sn-glycerol-3-phosphate acyltransferase, protein MSVTWQSRPHTLGSRVSLLLLRLAGWTPVLEPPPMGGVKFVTAAAPHTSNLDFWPGLFWKWATRIPLHWVGKRELFGFPHGIFMRAVGGIALDRRRAGGNFVDAAVSVIEREQEIVLLVAPEGSRGQAGYWKTGFYYMALEADVPIAVTALDWPRKRIGIVGYVQPTGDLKADFVRIAALLEGVRGRVAGNETPVIPRPDDQAGPGPA, encoded by the coding sequence GTGTCTGTAACGTGGCAGAGCCGCCCGCACACGCTGGGTTCGCGCGTGTCGCTCCTTCTTCTGCGGCTGGCGGGCTGGACGCCCGTGCTGGAGCCGCCGCCGATGGGCGGGGTCAAGTTCGTCACCGCCGCTGCGCCGCACACCAGCAATCTGGATTTCTGGCCGGGACTGTTCTGGAAGTGGGCCACCCGCATTCCGCTGCACTGGGTGGGCAAGCGTGAGCTGTTCGGCTTTCCGCATGGGATCTTTATGCGGGCGGTGGGCGGCATTGCCCTGGACCGCCGCCGCGCCGGGGGCAATTTCGTGGACGCCGCGGTCTCGGTGATCGAACGCGAACAGGAGATCGTGCTGCTTGTCGCGCCGGAGGGCAGCCGGGGGCAGGCGGGCTACTGGAAGACCGGCTTTTACTACATGGCCCTGGAGGCGGACGTGCCGATTGCCGTGACCGCGCTGGACTGGCCGCGCAAACGCATTGGCATCGTGGGGTACGTGCAGCCGACAGGCGACCTGAAGGCCGACTTTGTGCGGATCGCCGCGCTGCTGGAGGGCGTGCGGGGCCGCGTCGCCGGCAACGAGACGCCCGTGATTCCCAGACCTGATGACCAGGCTGGGCCCGGCCCGGCCTGA
- a CDS encoding ABC transporter ATP-binding protein, whose protein sequence is MKSVGHGPSVALEARNLVKDFRGFRATNDVSLDIHEGEIHAIIGPNGAGKTTLFNLLSGFLKPTSGEVRLFGERIDTLPPHRIVRRGLSRSFQISSVFPTMTVRENLLVALQSRSRLPGQFWTPISRLETLGPQADAILSDVGLADSHARLAADLSHGEKRQLEIGISLTQDPRVLLLDEPTSGMGSEGIARVKALVRQVARGRTVVLVEHNMSVVAELADRITVLQYGALLASGSYDEVRQDPRVIEAYLGDEADE, encoded by the coding sequence ATGAAAAGCGTGGGCCACGGGCCGAGCGTGGCCCTTGAGGCCCGGAATCTGGTCAAGGATTTCCGGGGCTTCCGCGCCACCAACGACGTCAGCCTCGACATTCACGAGGGCGAGATTCACGCCATCATCGGCCCCAACGGGGCAGGCAAGACCACCCTTTTCAACCTGCTGTCGGGTTTTCTGAAACCCACGTCCGGTGAGGTGCGCCTGTTCGGCGAGCGCATCGACACCCTGCCCCCCCACCGGATCGTGCGGCGGGGGCTGTCGCGCTCGTTTCAGATCAGCAGCGTGTTTCCCACCATGACCGTGCGGGAAAACCTGCTGGTGGCGCTGCAATCCCGCAGCCGCCTGCCGGGCCAGTTCTGGACGCCGATCTCACGGCTGGAAACGCTGGGGCCACAGGCCGACGCGATTCTCTCGGACGTGGGACTGGCCGACTCGCACGCGCGGCTGGCCGCAGACCTGAGCCACGGCGAGAAGCGGCAGCTGGAAATCGGCATCTCGCTGACCCAGGACCCGCGCGTGCTGCTGCTGGACGAACCCACCTCCGGCATGGGCTCGGAAGGCATTGCCCGCGTCAAGGCCCTGGTCCGGCAGGTGGCGCGCGGGCGCACGGTGGTGCTGGTGGAACACAACATGAGCGTGGTGGCCGAGCTGGCGGACCGCATCACGGTGTTGCAGTACGGCGCGCTGCTGGCCAGCGGCAGCTACGACGAGGTGCGTCAGGATCCCCGCGTGATCGAGGCGTACCTGGGCGACGAGGCGGACGAATGA